The nucleotide sequence TCCGCATTTTCAAGCCGAAGAAATTTCACCAGATGTTTCAGGTCGCGAACGTCTTCCGCACGCCCCGCTACAGCCTTCATGGCAACCATGTACTCCGGCGTTACCGAATAAACCCGGAGACCGGGAAATTCGGCAATGACCGTTTGCGGCGGCGTTCCGTAAAAGAAACCCTTCACACCATCGTTTAACCAGTTCTCGTCCAATCCTACCCTTTTGGCCACCCTGTTTCATTTTTGCTATCACCTTCTATAAAACATTGACAGACTTAACAGCAAAGCAGTTTACGCTCTCCGAGAGGCTGGCTGCTCCCCGAAGACCCGATTGGCGAGGCCCTGGGGCCGAGCATCTGGAGTCCCGCCCGAAACAGTACCATCCGGTCGTCCGCCGACCAGCGCCCGACACCGACAGTTTCCAAACGGCGGGGTGGTCCCTCGACGCTTGCGCGTCTCCCACCGGCAGGACAGGGATCGGTTTCGCCAACCCGGAAGGCCGTTTTGCCGAACCCCCCAGGATCAGCCACCCGGCGGCGCTCCGCTTGCGCCTCATCGTCAAAGCCGTGTTCCGTGCGGCCTTCGCCAACCCCCGCACGCCCTCATGGTCTTTCTCCCGCCCGGCCTGTCCCTGTCCCGTCCTCCCGGGAACATCCCGGGAACTCTGATTCATTCATGCGTGGTTCTCCCAGTAGCGCTTCAGCAAAATTCTTTTGACTTCTTTGTGTGGGGTGTACTTTGTGATCTCTTGGTCGCGAAGACGCCCCTTCACATTGGCCGCCGCCACATGGTCCGCATCTCCTTCATATCCGCACTTTTGGCACCGGAACGAATCACCGTTGCGATTCTTGCCGTCCACCCACCCGCATCCGGGACAGGGACAGGTCTGGCTCGTATAAGCGGCGTTCACTGGTCCCGGATCGGTTATGGAATAAACATGACACAAGTATTCCAGTCGCCCCCGGATCGCCTGCCGTTGCCACTGGCTCACCTTGCGGGACAGCCCCTTGTTCCTCGCCTTCCCCCGCAGGTGGGACAAATCTTCGTAGGCGATCACCCTCGGCCGGCGTTCCCGAAAAAACGCCCGAAACGCCCGGTTGATCTCGTTCTCGCACCACGCCCGGTACCGCCTGTGTCGCTTGTGCTGTTTCACCAGCCCCAGGTTGTGCCGCCGGATTCGCCTGGCCTTTCCCGGGTCCCGCTCCCGGTTTTTGCGATACAACGCCCACAGCTTCTGGCGTTTCCGTCCTTTGTCCAGCACGTGGTCCGACATCTCTTGCAGGGCCTGGCCGTACTCCGGCCGATACTTCTTCCCCGAGTCGTCCGTCAGAACTTCGGTGACTCCCAGGTCGATTCCCGCCTCTTCCTCCCCAGCCGGGTAGGTCTTCGGCTCCCGGCTCATATGAATCTCCACCGCCTGTTCGTCCGGCAGCAGAACCACCCGCAGATTGCCCCTCAGCTTGTGAATCCCGGCAAGGGGGATCACGATCCTTTTTCCCGGGGACAACCCCATCACCGCCACATACTGCCGGTTGCCCACCATGAACACTCGGTACATCTGCTGGTCCACAACAAAACTCCGGGCTTTCCTGACCCGCGGCCTCTTTCCCAGGACCCGGCGAAACAGCCGCTTCAGCCCGTGGCGGATCTTCTTCCGCCCGGCCGGCTCCAATTCGGTCTTTTTCCCGGCCAGATCCTCATCCCGAAAAATCGCCTCAATCTTTCTCCAATCCCGGGGCCTGTCCCCGAACTTGTCCAGCAACCAGAAGGCGTAATCCCGTTCCTTCGGGGTTAACCCTCCGTTGCGGTAAAGGCGGTCCCGCACCTCAGCAATCGCCGCTTCCCACTGTCGCTCCAAGGTCCATAAGGCGTCTTCCAAAGCCAGCTTCCACTGCCGGGCCTGAAGACCAAAGGGACTCACAAACCCGGCGGCCACCCGTTCATCTCGAATTCTCCGTTTATACCCCAGATCCTTGAGGCACTTCACCTGCGCGTACTCCACCAAGAAGGCGTCCTTCTGCCGGGAATACGCCTCGGCCACTTCGACGATCTGCCTCCATTTCTCACGATTCAGCGGCAGGCTCTTTTGTCGGATCGTCTGTCGCACCGGCCAACTCCTCCCGAACCGCTTTGGGGTTTCCGCGCCCTGTAGGTTCGCGCCCCGTACAGTTTTGCCGCAAAATGCTGGACAATGTTTATTAGATCTTCGGCCAGTTCCTGGGCCGGTGACATGCCCTCGGCCTTGTTGACCACCAGAATCTCGCAACCGAACTGTGCAAACAGGTCCTCCAAGAAATCAAACCCAAACCGGACCAGCCGGTCCTTGTGAGCCACTTCCCAACGCCTGATAGAACATATCCTCGGTGTATCTGCGCTTGTTGGTAGGAGTTCGCAAAGGCACCAGCTTGCCTTCTCTGTCCCACGCTCGAAGTGTGGAGACACTGACGCCGAGTTTCTCCGCAAACTCTCGAATCGAATAGAGCTTCACCTGAACATCACCCTAATCAGGTGACGTTGATTTTCGGCAAATCACTTCTCTTCTTCATAGAAGGCCAAAAGCTGTATTCAACCTCCTGGCCGCTTTTCGCACCGCATCCGGATTTTCGCCCAAATACGCACTGACAACTTTGGTCATTTGGCGGCTTTTCACCACAAGCAGCATGACGGCGCCTCCGGCGAGCACGATGTCGCCACACTTGCCTTCTTTTTGCAACTCTTCGCCGACCATCCGCAAATACTTCAAAATGTCTTTGCTTTCCATGCTCTCACATCCGCGACACAGGATCGTCGCCCGTGAAGATGTTGCGGGAAACGAACGCGGGCGGCGTCATGACGAGCTGCCACGCCCGAAACCGCCAATTTTCGTAAAGAAACCACGGATCGGGCAAACGGTAGATTTCATCCAGAACCCAATCCGGACGCTGGATATTGTAATGCCAGCATAGGTACTCGACCATCGCGGCGAAATAAGCCGCGTATTTCCTGTTGTCGGGCGTGACCCGTTCCTTTGGAATGGGCTGGCTGACCATCCGGGCGCGTTCCCCGTTATCTGCGGAATAAAAATCGTCGAGAAAATTTCCTTTGGCGATAAAGAAATCCTCCTCGCCCTTGATCTGCTCAAAATATTCCGCGGCCGTCAACCTCCGGTATTCCACCTGGCCCATCCCTCCCTTTCGCGGCCAGAGGTTCACAAGATTTCATCTAATTTACCCGCCGGATCTTGGCTCTTCTCCGAACCCGCTGCAATTGCACCGACAACTCACCACGCTGCTGGCGCAGGGGCCGGAGGGGGTCAACCTAGCCGCACCCCCGACGCCCGGTCCCATGCCCGTTCTGACCGATGCCCTTGTCACACCGGGCTCACCCTGAAAGACCACGGCCTGTGGATTTGATGGACAACCAAAAGCGGGTTGTCCACAAGCTCCACAGGCCCTGCCCAGGGGAGGCCGCATCGCTCCTCCCCTCTGGCCTTACGGCCATTCACCCCTCCCGCTCCTCCTCCAAAGGGATAGGGATTGGGTTAGATATTTATGTGAGTGAGCTATACCCCTTCGGTAAGATTTTTACGTGAGTTGACACGTTTGTCAACGGAGGTTATCCCTTCCCGGCGGGGAACGGTTAGGGTTTGATCAACTGTACTGAACCCGCATTTTTTCCCTTTGATGAACGAATTGGTCGGCTCCCAGCGCCGCGACGCACCCGTCGGCGGCGGAAACGACCGCCTGTTTGGCCGGCGTGCGGCGCGCATCACCGCCGGCAAAAACGCCGGGGACATTTGTTCTTAAAAACTCGTCCACGATGACATATCCTTCTTCATCCCGCCGGACCTGGTCTTGGAGAAAATCCGTGCCGGGTTTCATGCCGGCCAAATACAGGAACACGCCGTCCACTTCCCACGTTTGTTCCCGCCGCCCGTCGTCCAGCACGACGATGCGCTCCACCGCATGGTTCCCCAAGATTTCCTTGATGCGATGCCTTCTGTAAATGCGCACGTTGGGCCTTTGCTCCAGTCCCGACAGGTCGACTTCCCCTTTGAGGCTCGATCCCGGAATCAGGAGGCGGACTTCCTTGCAGAATTTGGCCAGCGCCTCCGCTTCATGCACCGCTTCTTCACTGTCGCCTGCGACCGCGACCACCCGATTTTCAAAAAACGCCGCGTCGCAGGTGGAGCAGTAGCTGACGCCCCGGCCGGTGAACTCTTCTTCCCCTTTGATTTTGCCGGGAGGGGCTTTTGCGCCGACGGCGATCAATACACTTTTGGCGCGGATAACCCCTTCGGGAACGTGAATTTTTTTCTCGTGAGGGTCGGAGAAGTCCACCGACAGGACCTGGGTCCGCGCGAAAGTGGCCCCGAACTCTTTGGCCTGAAGCTGCATTTCCGAAAGCAGTTCCAAACCGGTGACCGTTTTGCGGACTCCCGGATAATTGGCGATCTTGTGGGTGATGGCCAGGGTGCCGGAAGCGGGCGCTTTGTCGATGACCAGGGTTTTCAGCCGGCCTCTGGCCGCATACACCGCGGCCGAGCTCCCGGCCGGACCGCCGCCGATGGCGACGAAATCGTACACTTCATTCAGGATTTCCGGAGTGACGGTCTGGAAAATCTCGTCCGGCCGCACGGGGGTCTCCTGCCCGGCCCCGGCCGCATTTGACCGTTCATCCAATCCCAAAGCTTGTCGCATCTTTTTCGGTTGAAATCCGAGAATGATTTTGCCGTTGATCAAGGTGGCGGGCGTGCCGAAAATTTTCCTGCTCCTCAGTTCCTCGAAATATTCCCTGACCTCGGAGACGTTTCTCTCTTCAAAGGGGACGTTCCACTCTTTCAACTGCTCTTTGACGTTGTGGCAGTAGGGGCACCCCGTGCTCGTATAAACAATGACGTTGGCGGCCATGCGCGCTCCCTCCGTTTACAGCAATTTGTCTCCCGGGTTCCAATTGGCCGGGCACAACCCGCCGGCCTGCAGCGCCTGCAGCACCCGAAGGGTTTCATCCACGCTGCGTCCCACATCATTGTGATGAACCACCTGATACTTGACGATTCCTTCCGGATCGATGATGAACAGCCCGCGCAGAGCCACCCCTTCTTCTTCCACGAGAACGCCGTACGCGCGGCTGACCTGTTTCGTGATGTCCGAGGCGAGCGGAAAGTTCAACGGGCCGAGTCCGTTCTGTTCTCGGGGCGTGTGGATCCAGGCCCGGTGGGTGAACTGGCTGTCGACGCTGACGCCCAGGATATCCGCATCCAGGGCCGCAAATTGTTCATGGGCGTCGCTCAGGGCGGTGATTTCCGTGGGACAAACGAACGTAAAGTCAAGAGGGTAGAAGAACAAAACCAGCCATTTCCCTTTGTAATCCGACAGGGAGGCTTTTCCGAATCCCTCTCCGTTTCCAAGGGCGGTTTCCATGGTAAAATCTGGTGATGACTTTCCCACGAAGGGTGTTGTCATTTCAAGCTCCTCCTTTTTAATCGTGTCATGGGGGTATCGGTGGATATAGATTAACAAGTTCTCGTTTAAAAATCAATAGTATATTAGAATTAATATCGATTTCTTTTCAGCCCAGCGTGCGTCCGGCGTCCAAAACAGTCGGGCCCTGACTTATCCCGAAACCCGACCCGCTTTGGATCAGCCGCTATCCGTCACGTCGGCCACACCCGCATTTCGATACCGCCTCCGCGGCGGAGGCAACCGCGCCGCCGGGCGGCCATCATCCCGCACGCGAGCGCGGGCGAAAGGTGGCAGACTGGCATCGTCACCTCCAGACCCGCGCGGCTCAGCACAGATCAAGCGAACACAAAAAGGCCTCCCGGTAACACGCTTCGTATTGCTCGGAAAATATTTCACCTGGGATGGACTTGGTGACGCAACGATTTGGACTTGCCGGCGAAATGGCGGTCTTTTTTAGGTTAATGCTGTTTGCAACAAGTTGTTGACCGGAGCCTATGCGTATGGTAGGTTAGAGATGTAAAACGTATGTTCGCAATATGCCGGCAGGAGAAGGGATGTTGGCTGGATTGGCAGGCCTTGATTATACTGAAGGTAGGCGGGGAGATCGTGGAGATATCACGGAATTCAAACGATATTGTCGCGCGCCATTTGACTGTTGCCATGGCCCAGGGTGCGCTGGCGGCGATCGGCATCTCCGACGCTGTGGTGGTCGGAGCTTTGCCTGCGGATTTGCCGAGGGTGGAAGTGCGCGAAGACCGGATGGATATCCTGTTGGAACTGCAGGATGGCCGATTGATGCATCTCGAGTATCAGAAAAAGAAGGAGCCTAATCTCTACCGGTTTTTGCATTATGATGCCGCCATTGTCGAGAGATATCGCTGTAAGGTTCGCACCATTGTCGTCTATACCGATGAGGTGGCCAGTGCTCCAGAACAGTTGGATGCCGGAGCAATCTCTTATCGGGTAGAAAATTTGTATCTCAGCCGAATTGACGGCGACGCTACAATCGACACACTGCGCCAGCATGTGTCAGTGGGTGAATGGACTGCGGTCGATCGGGTGAAAACAGCGTTTGCGTTTCATATGCGTTTCACCCGGAGAACGCCGGAACAGGCATTTGACGAGATCGTGGAAGTGATTCGTCGAATACCCGATCAAGAGGAGCAACGCTACGTTGCGGCCCTCATCCTCGGGTTCAGTGCCAAGGCTTTAACCGATCAACAGATGAAAATTCTTCGGGAGGTGGCTGGGGTGGCCGACCTGCTTTACTCTGTTCAACGGGAAGCCATTGAAAAAGGTTGGAAAGAAGGTTTGCAGAAGGGATTGCAAGAGGGTCTGCGACAGGGTCGCGAGGAAGAAAAACGTGACATTGCTAAGCGAATGTTACAACGGGGTGTATCCGTGTCGGTTGTCGCGGAATTCACGGGTCTGACGGAGTCCGAGGTGAAACAGATTATGAGAAGCCTCGACCGATGACCGGGATCGCGGCTGGAGCCGATGCCGTCTGGTGGCAAGTATCCTGGTGCGGGAATTACGGAAGGTGACAGGCGGATGACGGAGCGGGAACTGTTAGATGTGTTGGACACGCCGATCTATTTCATCGACGCAAAGCACGTCGTGGTCTGGATGAACCGTGCCGCCCAAAATGCGGTTCCAGGGATTGTCAAGGGGATGCCGTGGACTGACGTACAGCCCCGCCTTCCGCGAACCCACATCTTTAGGTTCCACGAAGTGCAGGTCGGCGGAGAACCCGGTGTAATGGTGGAAGGGACGCCGAGTGCCGATCCGGCGCTTTTGTCCGAGTTGGAACGGCTGCGTCAGGCCAATGAGGATCTTGAAACTATCCTGGACACGTTGTTTGATGAAGTTTTCGTCACCGATGGAGAAGGGGTGGTCCTGAGGGTCAATACGGCGGCGGAGCAGTTGTACGGCCTACAAAATTCCGATATCGTTGGACGAACGGTGTTTGACCTTGAGCGGGAACAGGTGTTTTACCCGTCGGTGGCCGCCATGGTTCTTCAGCGGCGCAGACGCGTGACGGCGCTTCAAGAGACGAAAAACGGCCACCGGCTGGTGGTGACGGGTAGCCCGGTTTTCGATCGCGAAGGGCGGATCGTGCGGATCGTTTGTTACACCCGGGATCTGACCTCTACCCGGTCATGGCCCTCGGAGGCTGTTCAAGGAGTAGGGCAAGGCGTAGAAATACCCCGGGATTCGGGCCTGGTGGCGGAGAACCCCGCCATGAAGTCCGTCATGGATCTGATCCGGAGGGTGGCCCCCACCGATGCGACGATTTTGCTGCTCGGGGAAACCGGGGTGGGAAAGAACCGCCTAGCCCGCTTCATTCACGACCTCAGTTCCCGCCGGGCGAATCCCTTTGTGGAGATCAACTGCGCCAATGTCCCCGAATCCCTCTTCGAGAGTGAACTATTCGGCTATGAAAGCGGAGCCTTTACCGGTGCTCGGAAGGAAGGCAAGGTCGGCAAGGTCGAGTTGGCCCACGGGGGCACCTTATTCCTCAATGAGGTGGGGGAGCTGCCTCTTCACGTGCAGGGAAAGATTTTGGACCTCCTTCAGGAACGGACCGTTTCCCGGGTGGGCGGGGTGCACACCCGGAAGGTGGATATCCGGATCGTGGCGGCGACAAACAAGGATCTCCGCCAATTGGTGAAAGAAGGGCGGTTCAGGGATGACTTATATTTCCGCCTGAACGTCGTCCCTTTAACCATTCCCCCCCTTCGGGAGCGGGGGGAAGATATTTGTACCCTCGCGGAGACCCTGGTTCACCGCTTTTGTGACAAATATCAACTGCCGAGAAAAGCGATTCATCCCGACGTCATGGCGTGTTTCCTACATTATGCCTGGCCCGGCAACGTCCGGGAACTGGAGAATGTGATCGAACGGCTGTGCATCATCGTGGAAGATGACATCCTGCTTCCGGAACACCTGCCTGAAGAACTTTGGTCATCGAGGGGGACCGAGCGAGGAGAGAAGGACGGGTATCTCGGGACAAAGGGAACGCCGGACAACGGAGGCCCACCGCCCAAGACTGTCTTCAGCTCTTCGCTGCCGGGGAAGGCGGCTTTCCAGTCGCACTCTTCGCCAGATATTCTTTCCCACGGATGGGGCATTCGCCAGGTGTTGGAAGAGGTGGAGCGGGAGCTGTATGCCCGGGCTTTACAACAATACGGAAGCACCTACGCCATCGCAAAACATCTTCGGGTGAGCCAACCCACGGTGGTGCGGAAGTTGAGACAGTTCGGCCTTTCGGGCGGGAGGGCATTGGATTCTCAATAAAGCTTTACACTTGGGACTCCGCCCAGGAACTGAAGGGTCACGATATGGAACCCAAGCGGAGGCTGTGACCAACGCCCCCGGGACGTGAAGCCGGGCCGGGCCGGTTATTCCGACTCCCGACCGGCCGTGCTGGCTTCCGGTTATCTACTTGTCCTCTTTGGGAATCAGGACGGCGATCTCCTGACCGACGTCCACCATTGCTTCATTTTCCACGGAGAAAGCGGCAATGATCCCGTCTTCTTCCGCCTGGATCTCATAGAAGTTCTTCATCACTTCCACCAGCCCGATGGTGTCTCCCGACTTCACCGTATCCCCTTCGCGGACGTACACGTCCGACTGCGGGTTGGGCCGTCGATAGAATATACCGGGCAAGGGGGAAACGATGCTCTTGCGCGGTCCGGACATACCGGTACACCTCCTTCAGGTTGCTGCGTTTGCTACGTCGTGTCCTCAGGCAGAGGCGCCTTCAAAAGGCCGAATTTCGACGCCGTGTTCCATGAGGTGCCGGCGGATCACCCGGGCCAACTCCGGGGCGCCGGGCGTGTCACCGTGAATACAAATGCTATCGACCCTAACCGGGATGTCCTCGCCTTCTGCCGTGGTCACCCGTTTCTCCCGAACAGCCCGCAGAACTCTTTCAGCCGCTTTAACGGGGTCCAGGGCTGTCTCCACCTTCCGGGTGAACAAGATTTTGCCGTCCTCCGCGTACTCCCGGTCGGCGTAAAACTCCGCCGCCACCCGCTGGCCCATCTCGTTGGCCACGCGATAGGTGGCGGAGGCCTCCATGCAGTACAGGATGAGGGACGAATCGACCCGCTGAATGGCATCGATCACTGCCCGACTGAGATCCTCGTCGTCTGCCATCATCATGTACAAGGCGCCGTGGGGCTTTACATGTTGGACTTTCAACCCGTAAAGAGAGGCGAATTCCCGCAGGGCCCCCAGTTGGTAGATGATGTCGTCCTGAACCTCCTGGGGTGTGCAGCGCAGATACCGTCGGCCGAAGCCCACCAAGTCCGGGAATCCGGCGTGAATCCCCACGGCGACGCCGTGAGCTTTGGCCAATTCTACGGTCCGGCGCATCACGTGAGGGTCTCCGGCGTGAAAGC is from Kyrpidia tusciae DSM 2912 and encodes:
- a CDS encoding acetyl-CoA carboxylase, which produces MSGPRKSIVSPLPGIFYRRPNPQSDVYVREGDTVKSGDTIGLVEVMKNFYEIQAEEDGIIAAFSVENEAMVDVGQEIAVLIPKEDK
- a CDS encoding peroxiredoxin, producing MTTPFVGKSSPDFTMETALGNGEGFGKASLSDYKGKWLVLFFYPLDFTFVCPTEITALSDAHEQFAALDADILGVSVDSQFTHRAWIHTPREQNGLGPLNFPLASDITKQVSRAYGVLVEEEGVALRGLFIIDPEGIVKYQVVHHNDVGRSVDETLRVLQALQAGGLCPANWNPGDKLL
- a CDS encoding RpnC/YadD family protein, translated to MEISRNSNDIVARHLTVAMAQGALAAIGISDAVVVGALPADLPRVEVREDRMDILLELQDGRLMHLEYQKKKEPNLYRFLHYDAAIVERYRCKVRTIVVYTDEVASAPEQLDAGAISYRVENLYLSRIDGDATIDTLRQHVSVGEWTAVDRVKTAFAFHMRFTRRTPEQAFDEIVEVIRRIPDQEEQRYVAALILGFSAKALTDQQMKILREVAGVADLLYSVQREAIEKGWKEGLQKGLQEGLRQGREEEKRDIAKRMLQRGVSVSVVAEFTGLTESEVKQIMRSLDR
- a CDS encoding RNA-guided endonuclease InsQ/TnpB family protein, coding for MEYAQVKCLKDLGYKRRIRDERVAAGFVSPFGLQARQWKLALEDALWTLERQWEAAIAEVRDRLYRNGGLTPKERDYAFWLLDKFGDRPRDWRKIEAIFRDEDLAGKKTELEPAGRKKIRHGLKRLFRRVLGKRPRVRKARSFVVDQQMYRVFMVGNRQYVAVMGLSPGKRIVIPLAGIHKLRGNLRVVLLPDEQAVEIHMSREPKTYPAGEEEAGIDLGVTEVLTDDSGKKYRPEYGQALQEMSDHVLDKGRKRQKLWALYRKNRERDPGKARRIRRHNLGLVKQHKRHRRYRAWCENEINRAFRAFFRERRPRVIAYEDLSHLRGKARNKGLSRKVSQWQRQAIRGRLEYLCHVYSITDPGPVNAAYTSQTCPCPGCGWVDGKNRNGDSFRCQKCGYEGDADHVAAANVKGRLRDQEITKYTPHKEVKRILLKRYWENHA
- a CDS encoding FAD-dependent oxidoreductase; this encodes MAANVIVYTSTGCPYCHNVKEQLKEWNVPFEERNVSEVREYFEELRSRKIFGTPATLINGKIILGFQPKKMRQALGLDERSNAAGAGQETPVRPDEIFQTVTPEILNEVYDFVAIGGGPAGSSAAVYAARGRLKTLVIDKAPASGTLAITHKIANYPGVRKTVTGLELLSEMQLQAKEFGATFARTQVLSVDFSDPHEKKIHVPEGVIRAKSVLIAVGAKAPPGKIKGEEEFTGRGVSYCSTCDAAFFENRVVAVAGDSEEAVHEAEALAKFCKEVRLLIPGSSLKGEVDLSGLEQRPNVRIYRRHRIKEILGNHAVERIVVLDDGRREQTWEVDGVFLYLAGMKPGTDFLQDQVRRDEEGYVIVDEFLRTNVPGVFAGGDARRTPAKQAVVSAADGCVAALGADQFVHQREKMRVQYS
- a CDS encoding sigma-54 interaction domain-containing protein, coding for MTERELLDVLDTPIYFIDAKHVVVWMNRAAQNAVPGIVKGMPWTDVQPRLPRTHIFRFHEVQVGGEPGVMVEGTPSADPALLSELERLRQANEDLETILDTLFDEVFVTDGEGVVLRVNTAAEQLYGLQNSDIVGRTVFDLEREQVFYPSVAAMVLQRRRRVTALQETKNGHRLVVTGSPVFDREGRIVRIVCYTRDLTSTRSWPSEAVQGVGQGVEIPRDSGLVAENPAMKSVMDLIRRVAPTDATILLLGETGVGKNRLARFIHDLSSRRANPFVEINCANVPESLFESELFGYESGAFTGARKEGKVGKVELAHGGTLFLNEVGELPLHVQGKILDLLQERTVSRVGGVHTRKVDIRIVAATNKDLRQLVKEGRFRDDLYFRLNVVPLTIPPLRERGEDICTLAETLVHRFCDKYQLPRKAIHPDVMACFLHYAWPGNVRELENVIERLCIIVEDDILLPEHLPEELWSSRGTERGEKDGYLGTKGTPDNGGPPPKTVFSSSLPGKAAFQSHSSPDILSHGWGIRQVLEEVERELYARALQQYGSTYAIAKHLRVSQPTVVRKLRQFGLSGGRALDSQ
- a CDS encoding LamB/YcsF family protein codes for the protein MQVDLNCDMGESFGAWTMGRDEEMMKYISSANVAGGFHAGDPHVMRRTVELAKAHGVAVGIHAGFPDLVGFGRRYLRCTPQEVQDDIIYQLGALREFASLYGLKVQHVKPHGALYMMMADDEDLSRAVIDAIQRVDSSLILYCMEASATYRVANEMGQRVAAEFYADREYAEDGKILFTRKVETALDPVKAAERVLRAVREKRVTTAEGEDIPVRVDSICIHGDTPGAPELARVIRRHLMEHGVEIRPFEGASA